The window ATGCATGGGGAAGAGACGTGGGCTTAGCTGAGTGTTGCTCCCCTTGGGAAGGCACTGATTGCCATGTACTCTTAAAATAGAAACGAGGAACATTAAGAGCTGAGAAAGCTGCTGTTAAATAGACAGGCTTGGGTAGGAGAGAGCAAATGCTTGACAGATCAGAGGAGGATTCAAAGTGCTTAACTCCAAAAGGGAAAACAAACTTCATCCTCACTGGAGAAACATTTTCCCAGCTGACATGGAAAAAACAACTACTGCTGAGGAATTACCCAGTGCTTCAGCTCCCTTCAATTGgaaaaggccaacatcacatTCAGGTGCCATGAAAATTGCTGTGCAGCCCCTCTTTAACCACTGCATAAATACACTGCTGGCACTGCTTCCTGCTTGCACCTCCTGTTACTAACACCGCTGTGGGAATCCCTGAAGCCTTCTCCAGCAGTTGGCAAAGAGGGAGCTGAATTAAAAACCTGGCAAAGAAAATATCCTTCGGCTCTGAGTCCTGTCCTGTGCTAGAAACCTTGCAGGCTACTTGAGGAATCTCAAGctgtccccaaacccttcctCCTACTGTCACCTGTTACACTGTTCTGAAGGATTCCCACAAGGCATCAAGTATGTGGGTCTTCAGCATTTATCTCAAAGAAACAGTTGTGGCTTTCCCATAATGCACCCTAAAATGTGCTGGCAATTTAACAGCTGAGTGACACTTTAGCTTTGCTTTTCCTTAGAAGGAAGCAATAAAATAACTATTTTATACTGCCTCTTAATCACACAATGCAAAGTCACTGTGTTTTTTCCTGTTCTGTAGGATGGTAAGGCAAGAAAGTTCATTATTGTTGGGTATGTGACGCTGTTCCCCTATTTTTCCTGCTTGTGCAGGAAAATGGAGAGTCTTTACTAGAAGTGTTTACTGAGCAGGAACACTGAAACTGCAGGGGAAATTGCCCAGCCTGAAACCCGAGGAGgtcaggagcagcacagctgctgtgaTCTCTGGAATAAAATGAAATGCCAGTTTTTATTGATTGTAACTGACCAACAGTTCTTTACCAGATTACATTCAAGTGACATCACCTCTAGTAGCGTGCCAGGGGTGAGGtcagcccagccccagtgggAGGCACCCACCTCAAGAGACCAGTACCACCTTGTGCTGTGGCCCTGGCTCCAGGGGGACAGAAGCAGGTGGGAGCAGTGATGCCAGCCAGCTGCACTGCAGTTGCAGCAGGACTTGGATCACCACTCCCCCGGTTCCTTCAAAAGTCATAAATTGTTACTGCAGaggtgcagaaaaaaaattacctggCTGCTCATATACCAGGGAGGTAAAATGGAGCAATGCCAAAGCAGATTTAAGACTGACTGAAGGAAACAGAAgctgtggtaaaaaaaaaaaaaaaaaaaaaaaaaaaaaaaaaagtaagcttgtACATAGTTATTAAGCATTTACAATGTTCTCATGCAGCTTAGATAAGCAAGCTGGAATTAAACAGTACAGTAATCATCAGTGCTGgtgctgtgctctgcctgcaAGCTCAGGAGGAGGCTGGGAGCACTCAGAAGCCAGGTTGACAGGAAACAGGTGtacgtgaggaggaggaggaagaggttaGAAGGGCTGAAGGCTGCTCAGATAGAAGCCCACGGCTGGTACCCTTAGTCCAAAGGTCAGGGCAACTGAAGTCAAAAGGCTGCCTTCTGGCAGGGCTCACCCGTGTGGCCACATTGAATTATTCACGACAGGGGGAGGGAGGTGCTCAGCTCCACAGACAGGGAGGGAGCACAGCTCAGGTTCCCTGTGTGCAATGAGCAGCTGTTCATCTGTGTGTGAGAGGTGAGTCCCCCCTCTGGCCCCCTGCATCCAGCAGCACACAAAGGGGGTCCTACAGGCAGCACTGTAGTCCCATGGCAGGAATAGGCAGTCCCATGGAAGGAATACCCTATTTTGTTTTCAGCACATTACCTTTTAGTAGGGATCAAGTCATAACCTGCACTTTCACAACTCATCATTAGAAACTGTGCTGCTGATACTCCCAACTCACCTCTCTGGACAGACAGATTTGTGAGAACTGAGTTTTATTCTCCTGGCTAGACAGCAGTGACTGATAAAAGTTCTCTACTGCTGCAGACAAACAAAAGGAGATCTATAAAATACTTCTCCCTATTTTCTCTTACTAAATTATGGTGGGAGCCCATGGATTTGTGGAGAAGTTGTACCTGTCCCATCAACACAAggacagaggaagaaaaagacaGGTTTCACAGACAAGGCAGAGGCATTCTCAGCTTTAAACGATCCCACCCAGGGCAGGTATGTACCATCatcctgcagggagcagctgccctctgctctgggctatCAGATGTGAGGCAAAGacaaaaacattcctcctcttaactcagcagcagcagcagctctgcacgtCAGCTCTTGGCTGATAAACACAGGCTCCTAATTCCAGCCACATTCCCCGTTTTGAGAATAAGCAGCCCTTTGCAACTACTGCTGCTCATGAGaagggggagaaggagggaagGGTTACAACATTTTCCATCTCCTAAAAACACCAAAACAGAAGAAACCCCCGGGTTGTACAGGGCAGGCAATTGAcctgcccacagccctcccagGCAAGGAATGCACAACATGGACGTGTCCAGAGGCAGGGGTACAGCCACCCTTTTACTTCAGGCTCCAATGAGTTTCTTGAGGAACGCCTCCAGCTGATCCTCGTCCTTTATGCCCACAAATTTATCCACAACGTCTCCGTTCTTCATAGCCAGCACagttggcactgctgacacctgaAGCAAGAGAAACAGGGAGACAGGTGAGCAAAGCCTGCAGGAAGCCACCTGCCCCTGGTCTCCCAGTGAAGTCTAAGGAAGTGGCTACAAGGGAGCTGAGCACACACTGCTCTAGGGTAAGATGTCCACTCACAAAACaggccagctgagctccatgtTCCCCCTCTCTGCACTGACTTACACCACTCTACTGGAGATAAGGCTGAGCTGCTTTCTGAGTTTAAATAAGACCCAAATGTTTAAAGACAAAACCACAACTCATACAAAAACAATCTCCAGTAAAaatcttcttctcctccttcccttTTGTCCTCTCATAAACAAACACACCTAGGACACATCTCAGACATAATGACCTTTGGACATTTTATGGCCAGAGTAGCATGAGACTGGACCCGTGTTCTTCTCCAGACAGGACTGGAgctctaaccctaacccacccCACCACTGCACAGGCAGATTTCCTGCTCATATTATGGAAACGACAATCCCCTCCAAGCCTTCTTCCTTTCCCCAGTTCTGTTTTCAGTTATTTAACTGGTCACAAACCAGTGGTCATTCAGTGCAGATCCCTGATGATTAGGTAAGAAGTGAAAAAGTCCCTCTGACCAGAGCTAGCaggcagctgtgctgctctgggcgCTGCTTTTTTAACTCAGAACAAAGTTTGCTGGGAATTATCCACGAGAACAGTGTTGGAAATGACAACATTCCCCAGGGACTTGCTGGTTGACTGGTGACAGCAGAAACCCCAGGGACATGACTGAAAGAAGGAACAACCAGAGCTCGGAGAGCTACAGCAATGGAAGATCTGATCACATTTCTGACCCCACAGCTTATCTCTGCAAGGTTTTCCCCCCAAAACACATCCTGTCCTTATCTTGCCCGCTGACTCTTCTCCAGCCTGCAGGGCCTTCCTGtgtgcactgccagccctgctgccaacaaaGATCTGTAAATCCCTCTGGAAACCCATCAGAGGGCTGGCTTTTCTCCCAGTGGGAGCCTGAGATGAAAGGGACATTTTGTCTTCCCTTCCCACCCGGTCCCAGCTGGGCAGTCCAGCGTGGCTCCCCACAGTGTCCTTCAGGGCTTGCGCAGCCTCATCTGAAGGGATGGGAGCATCGAGGCTGCTCAATGCACAATCTTCAGCTCCTCCTAGTGACTGCAGGGAGCAGATCCAGAGGGCTTGGGCCCCAGCACCGCCCATGGTGCCAACATGTTCCCTTGTGATTTTGTGAGAGAGAAAAGATGCACTGCActcagctgctctgtccctgagaAGGCAAACCTCCACTGAGCCTCCCTCTGGTTTGCACAGTGGGTTAATATCCAGCAGAGTTGCTCCAGTCCTATCCAAAAAAACAAGAGCTGGCCCCTGTAAGGGCTGGGGTGAGGAACAGGCAACTCCTGGAAGCTCTAGTGAGAAGCAGCCAACACCACGTTGCCAGGCCCTGCAGGCTGACCAGCGCACCCACCAGTTTCACATGGCCTTGATTCCTCTGTCTCCTTCCCTCTTTGTGCAGGTGAGCAAATCCAAAGAAAGAGTGGAAGGtctggggctggtgctgcagaGCCAGATGAGAACTGAGGGCACAGAGCAACATTCCTCTGCTCAGAAAACACGATGTTTTTGTCAGCTTCCTTCCTGCCAGCTGCAGTAAGGGCAGCCTATTAATGGAGCATGTACTTTGTTTTGCTGGTTGAGAAGCAAATATCATGGGAATTTCTAGAATGCAAAGTTGAgggcactttttctttttttgagtcCCATCTGCACTGAACCTAAACAAACTTTATTCCTCCCTGAAGAGCATTTCTATAGAAAAAATCAGTCTGCTTTTGATTAGTGTTGACCACAGATAAATAAACAAACATGCCCATCCAGGTTATTTGTGGCAACACCCATACCAAGGGAATTCTCCCCCATCTGAAACTTTTATACAAGCTCAGATGCCACATAACAGAGCAGGGGGAAGTATTTCACCCAGGCCTCTGAGTGAGGAGGTAACAGGATGGAGCTCCACTGATGAATGACCACCTCTGTACCCAGTGGCCCTCCTGAGCTGCCCACCCACAGTGGCTACAGAAGGGGCTGCCCTTTCCTGGTCACCACACACAGAGGCAACTGGCTCAGGCAAGAGATGAATCTGAAGAATTTTAAGAGACTGCAGATAAACAAAAGTATTTCTTCTCCCTTTCTGCTCTTGGGGTGAGAGGTCAGGATCTGGCTGGAGCAGTGGAGAAAGGCCACAACCAGAGATGAAAGGTATTTGATAAAACAGGGAGTCCCCAGAGAAATCACTTTTGTGCTGGGTATAACCGGACAGGGAAGGGCACAGGGGACATTCCTAGTTGCAGGAAATGCATCCGTGCTTTGTGCTAAGCTGGGATGGCCAAGAGCCAAGGGCTTGTATAAAGGAATGTGCCAGCATTCCTCAGCTCTTCCAGGGGGCCTCCCCCTCCCACTGCCTCCCTCTGCACCCAGGAGGCTGCTCAAGAGGACATTGTGCAAGCAGGCAGCAAGCTGGGGGTGCGTGTGTGCGGGGGCAGGGGAATAAACATGGATGGAGTGAGACTTCCTGGCAGCTAGTGAAGGAGTTTTGGGGGTGGCATGGGCACTGAAAACCCCAAACAAAGACTTCCTCAGCGCGCAGACATCTGATTCCCTAAAGAATGACTTTAAAACAAATGTTTTCTGCTTCCCTCTAAACACCACCTGTGGTTTTCCTGATCTCTCACAAACACTCTGGTCTCTCTTTGATCTCAGCTTAGTGCCTTCCCATCAGCCCTTACATTTCTCCTTACATGGTAACATCCCAGAAGATGAAGCAACACCAAGCACATGCTCAGCACATGAACAAAACTTCTGCCTCAGAAAGGATGCTCCAAACTTTGAAGATCTGAGCACAAAATTCTCCCATTCCCCCTACCTGTGTGCAGCTATGGTACATGCAGACAGTCTAAGGACAGTGTTTTAGCCACGGGGATAATGGCCAAGACAAGACACACACATCACTCCAAAAGCGGAGGAGGGCTTCTTGCAAAACAAAAACTCCACCATGTTTGTAAATAAGGTTCCTGAATGAACTGCTAGAAGCtgacccttccctgcagcctcagtCCTacctgcacacaaacacacacagcagGCAGAGCTCTCTCAGCACCCGTAGGGAGAGGACACCCAGCACATTATCGAAGCTGCACAACTTGGGACTTTCAGCCTCTTTTCACCGACCTTTCTCTGCATGCACACACCCTGCTTGTCGTTTTCCACTCATCTGAGATTATACTCTTGTAATCTCAGCTCATTCTATCTACTGGAAGGTTTGGAACAATACATGAGTTGAGCTAATAATCTCTATTCTCTTCTCCTTAGCTCTGATTGCTACCAGAGCTTTCCCTGCATCTATTAGGATTTACACACTTTCAGATCATCACTAAAAACACCTCATCCTCTTCAACTTCTCACCAGCACCCTCTGAGCTATGCAGGGTTTTGGGTttgcagcagccagccctgctcaggagcCAGCAGCCATCTTCCTTGGCCTGGGGTGCATCTGCCAGCACGCCTCCACCCTGGAGGCTCTCATGCTGAGCTTGTGGGAACTGCAAATCATGACTGTGGCCACCAGCTGTGTGGGCACTCCACCACAGCACAGCAGAAAGGTCTCCCTGGGGAAAGAGTGGGAGGGAACAAGCTGTTCCCGCTTCCGTCTGCTTCTGGCTCAGCAGGGTGCAGGAACGGCATCTTCTCCAGGCTCAATAAATTGACAGCTTGCTCAGGAGATAGTTCACACTTTTCAGGGCGGTTTGAGGAGCTTGCTGAGCTAGTTGTCACCCTGGCAGCAGGACTTCATCTGCAGAGGGGGAGCAGATCCATCTGCATGATACCCAAGTGAAAATGAGGCATgtttttcccctgtaaaacataACAGCAGGATGCCCAAACTCCATGGGCAGAGTGGTTGTTTGCAAGGAGAGACAACAGAGGCAAGCACGGCCCTCAGAGGGGCTTTTGTGTTTCTTAAACTACCTAACTACTGTCAGAGGGGACAAATAAATGAATCATGTAAACTAAAGCCATGGCCTTCTCCAGTCATTCTGCTTCTTCCTGGGAGAAAGGCAGTACAGGGAACACACCCAGCAGTAATGTCACACACTACTGTAAGCACCAAGGTCCTCCCCTTTCAAGAGCAGGATGTGTGCTCCTGTTATTTTTTCTGACCTGGCTTCTACCTGTCCAAACAAAATTCACTGTGTCTCCTTGTGCTGCAGCTTAAGGATGGGGACGTTATGACCCAGCTCGAGATCCTGAACAAGGAAGGGAAAGAGGACAGGCTGGCTGCACAAAGAAAAATgttcagcagcacagcagagtgGGGTTTGTAACTTCACGATCTTGCCCGGCACCTGAGCACCCCAGCTGGCAGCAAAATGCCATATGTACTCCAGGCTCCTCGAGGAGTGTTTACACTCACAGGGAAGTGCTTACCCTCACAGCCACATGCAAGGCCTAGAGACACCTCCCTGCAGAATCAGAGGTGGGGATGCTGGGCACGaccagcagagctggagcagagccaAGCAGCAAAATCCACCTACTGACAAGTGACCCAATGGATCAGGAACCTGTAGGCTCTGGGCTTCCCCTCccctccagtgctgctgctgtgcaggcacAGTTCTCCTTAGGGAGGCACCTCTGCACTGCCAGCCAAACAAAGTCCGTGCTCTTCCACCTCCTACCTCGTACTCGATGGCGAGGTCTGTGTGATCATCAATGTCCACCTTGGCCATCAGCACCTTCCCCTCCTGCTTGGCCACCAGCTTCTCTAACCTGGGCCCGAGGATCTTGCAGGGACCACACCACCTGATGGAGCAGGAAAAGAGAGGGCACATCAGGAGAGGCAGTTTCAGCCATGGAAGGCATGCTGGAACACCAGTGCCTTTGCCACCACTGCTGTTCCACTCAAGAGCCAGCCTGGAAATACAATTCCTGAACCACGGCTTAGAAAAACACTTCTCTCACAAAGGAGCTGTCAAAGGTTAaggaagctctgcatccagcttcAGGCTTCACTTAATtgtcctctcctccctggatgaTCCCAACTAGTGCTCACTGTGCTCTGTCACTTGGTTTATTTAGAGCAGAagttttttggctgttttgtgttctctTTGCACCAAATCAGGTGTAACAGGCTCACGTAACAGTAACTGGAGGACTATGAAAATACGTGAAAAACTCAAAGATAGTCAGTTAATATTGTTAATCAGTTAAGACAATTGTTAATAGAGCAGATAGCATCTAGGAATAGTTTTACTGGCAGGTGGATCACAGcatttttattgatgacaaaTGCTGTCATTGGTGTCACATGGCTGTTATTAACACATAAAAACATTTGCTATAAAGAGCCTCAAAACCATGCATCTTTAAGA of the Melospiza melodia melodia isolate bMelMel2 chromosome 4, bMelMel2.pri, whole genome shotgun sequence genome contains:
- the TXN2 gene encoding thioredoxin, mitochondrial, which produces MAQRLALQRLLALPTRGPLPSHGRAFGTSAGRRNTFNVQDGSDFQDRVVNSPKPVVVDFHAQWCGPCKILGPRLEKLVAKQEGKVLMAKVDIDDHTDLAIEYEVSAVPTVLAMKNGDVVDKFVGIKDEDQLEAFLKKLIGA